In Rosa chinensis cultivar Old Blush chromosome 1, RchiOBHm-V2, whole genome shotgun sequence, a genomic segment contains:
- the LOC112191150 gene encoding SAC3 family protein C → MERRGRRNRSSSSSSRGSRSWSRGGTSSAEKVENVAVSDVPAIVGTCTLMCPEAERAQRERLRDLATFERLNGNPARSSPSIAVKKFFRTMSTKQVQASDVRPLPVLEDTLNYLLELFDSKDYPFEVIHDFLFDRTRSIRQDLSMQNIGGEKAIHMYQEMVKFHIISLHKLRGCSSQNTSPMHHLNMEQLAKTLTSLFNLYGANRHSNSTNENEAEFCSFYVLLHLGSHSQPLGESLSWWFSHVPSSIIKSKEMHFSRKILRYFRMGNYKRFLSTVAAEASYLQYCIIEPYVDEVRVLAVSCINSGGYKLHPYPLSHLSKLLIMKESDLESFLKSCGLQICTDEEGHNLLPTKQTTFCQPKDGSQNYRFWGMEQFDR, encoded by the exons ATGGAGAGAAGAGGCCGTCGAAaccgttcttcttcttcttcttctcgggGTTCAAGATCCTGGAGTAGAGGTGGAACTAGTTCCGCCGAGAAAGTGGAAAACGTCGCCGTTTCCGATGTTCCCGCCATAGTGGGTACTTGCACTTTGATGTGCCCAG AAGCAGAAAGGGCACAGCGGGAGCGCCTTCGCGATTTAGCTACCTTTGAGAGGCTGAATGGAAATCCAGCTCGCTCATCGCCATCCATTGCAGTTAAAAAG TTTTTCAGAACTATGTCCACCAAACAAGTTCAAGCATCAGATGTTCGGCCGCTCCCTGTTTTGGAGGATACTTTAAATTACCTCTTAGAGTTGTTTGATTCTAAAGACTATCCTTTTGAAGTGATTCATGACTTCCTCTTTGATCGAACAAGGTCCATAAGGCAAGATCTTAGCATGCAGAATATTGGTGGCGAGAAAGCAATTCACATGTATCAGGAAATG GTTAAATTTCATATCATCTCTCTTCATAAGCTTCGAGGTTGCAGCAGTCAAAATACTTCTCCAATGCATCACCTCAACATGGAGCAGCTTGCAAAGACCTTGACATCTCTATTTAATCTGTATGGCGCAAATCGTCATTCTAATTCTACTAATGAAAATGAGGCTGagttttgttctttttatgtGCTACTTCATCTTGGTTCTCATAGCCAACCCCTG GGGGAGTCACTTTCTTGGTGGTTTAGTCATGTGCCTTCTTCAATAATCAAGTCAAAGGAAATGCATTTTTCCCGAAAGATTTTACG ATATTTTCGGATGGGTAACTATAAACGTTTCTTAAGTACTGTAGCAGCTGAGGCATCTTATCTTCAATACTGCATTATTGAGCCTTATGTTGATGAG GTTCGAGTTTTAGCTGTGTCATGCATCAATAGTGGTGGCTACAAGCTTCATCCATATCCTCTGTCGCATTTATCCAAACTCTTGATTATGAAG GAATCAGATTTGGAATCTTTTCTCAAATCCTGTGGTCTTCAAATTTGCACTGATGAAGAAGGACATAATCTGTTGCCCACTAAGCAAACGACCTTTTGTCAACCCAAGGATGGGTCTCAAAACTACAGGTTTTGGGGTATGGAACAATTTGATAG GTAA